From a single Calothrix sp. NIES-2098 genomic region:
- a CDS encoding putative transcriptional regulator, Crp/Fnr family protein, translating into MTSLSSAERSLLPMQSPSSFSEASRPFLTWQRILDWAQEHYRCRTFSKDERIPARPGLLYLVQRGAIRMVGTAQVSATASQLTSRRINRTPEEAFLGFVGAGQPFEIVAQSPFTLQAYAHVDQTAVLWMYWHDLDNWPHFRREVMDAFRYQHQRKLLWLSALGQRRTIDRLLGFLTLLIEEYGEPAMSETDPDVIRGYCLPFPLTHAQIGSAIGSTRVTVTRLMGKLRQRGLILTQGDNLICLPAESINRAS; encoded by the coding sequence ATGACGTCTTTGTCTTCAGCCGAACGCTCTTTGTTACCTATGCAATCTCCATCCTCCTTTTCAGAGGCTTCACGTCCTTTTTTGACTTGGCAACGCATTCTTGATTGGGCTCAAGAACACTATCGCTGCCGCACTTTCAGCAAAGATGAACGCATTCCAGCTAGACCTGGATTGCTATATTTGGTGCAAAGAGGTGCGATTCGTATGGTAGGAACCGCCCAAGTCAGCGCTACTGCCAGTCAGTTAACATCTCGACGCATTAACAGAACTCCAGAAGAAGCTTTCTTAGGTTTTGTTGGAGCCGGACAACCGTTTGAAATTGTTGCTCAGTCACCATTCACACTCCAGGCTTACGCTCATGTTGACCAAACTGCGGTGCTGTGGATGTACTGGCACGACTTGGATAACTGGCCTCACTTCCGTCGCGAAGTTATGGATGCCTTTAGATATCAGCACCAACGTAAGTTGCTGTGGCTGAGTGCCTTGGGACAACGCCGTACAATTGACCGACTCCTAGGATTCCTCACTTTGTTGATTGAGGAATATGGCGAGCCTGCAATGAGCGAAACCGATCCCGATGTTATCCGTGGTTATTGTCTGCCTTTCCCCCTAACCCATGCCCAAATTGGTAGCGCAATCGGTTCGACTCGTGTTACCGTTACCCGTTTAATGGGCAAGTTACGTCAACGTGGCTTAATCCTTACCCAAGGAGATAATCTAATTTGCTTACCAGCAGAGTCGATTAATAGAGCCAGCTAA
- a CDS encoding periplasmic phosphate-binding protein of phosphate ABC transporter, giving the protein MSQKNEIPILILSLAITAGLIGGGFWWFTKNSGFNLNQTISNKTNNPQASTGKPSGKTFTSIQNVPTGLFNYGGSTSWAPIRLTVDPAITVARPEFRLRYVEPSNGSPGSGTGIQSLIDGQLAFAQSSRPVLDRELSRAQQRGFSLNQIGVAIDGLAVAVNPNLNIPGLTLDQLKSIYTGKINNWNQVGGINLPIKPYSRRISDGGTVELFVQDILGGQSFGSQVEFVSTTTQALQKLASSPGGIYYASAPEVVPQCSIKPLPLGRTQGKYVAPYQEPFVFPNECPGKRNKLNIEAFQSGKYPITRNLFVVVKQTGQIEQQAGIAYANLLLSEQGQELITQAGFVKIR; this is encoded by the coding sequence ATGTCCCAAAAAAATGAAATACCTATTCTAATCTTGTCTCTAGCAATCACTGCTGGGCTGATAGGTGGTGGCTTCTGGTGGTTTACCAAAAATTCTGGTTTTAATCTTAATCAAACTATTTCTAACAAAACAAATAACCCCCAGGCTTCCACAGGAAAACCCAGCGGCAAAACCTTTACATCTATACAAAATGTTCCTACAGGATTATTTAACTACGGAGGCAGCACATCTTGGGCACCAATTCGACTAACAGTTGACCCAGCAATCACAGTAGCCAGACCAGAGTTTCGCTTACGCTATGTAGAACCCAGCAATGGGTCTCCTGGTTCTGGTACGGGTATACAATCGCTAATCGACGGTCAGCTAGCCTTTGCTCAGTCCTCTAGGCCAGTTTTAGATCGAGAATTAAGCCGCGCCCAACAGCGTGGATTTAGTCTAAATCAAATTGGTGTAGCAATCGATGGATTAGCAGTAGCAGTTAATCCCAATTTAAATATTCCAGGGCTGACCTTAGACCAGCTCAAATCTATCTATACTGGCAAAATCAATAATTGGAACCAAGTAGGTGGCATAAATCTTCCGATTAAGCCTTATTCTCGACGCATCTCTGATGGCGGCACAGTAGAACTTTTTGTCCAAGACATTTTGGGTGGTCAATCTTTTGGATCGCAAGTGGAATTTGTCTCCACTACCACCCAAGCCTTGCAAAAATTGGCTAGTAGTCCTGGTGGTATTTATTATGCTTCTGCCCCAGAGGTGGTTCCTCAATGCTCAATTAAACCCTTACCGTTGGGGCGAACGCAAGGGAAGTACGTTGCTCCCTACCAAGAACCATTTGTCTTCCCCAATGAATGTCCTGGCAAAAGAAACAAATTGAACATTGAGGCTTTCCAATCTGGAAAATACCCGATTACACGCAATCTGTTTGTGGTGGTCAAACAGACTGGTCAAATCGAGCAGCAAGCAGGTATTGCTTATGCCAACTTACTTTTAAGTGAGCAGGGACAGGAACTGATAACCCAGGCTGGGTTTGTCAAAATTCGCTGA
- a CDS encoding periplasmic phosphate-binding protein of phosphate ABC transporter: protein MSPKNGTNETGVLAITLVITLGLVGGVFWWLANNSGVINSLTINQTRPDKDTLTQNINVPSGLFSYGGSTTWATIRKEVDPEIQKLWLKYQLRYTDPTTGAPGSGTGIKMLLDNQLAFSQSSRSLKDEEYQKAKQRGFQLKEIPVAIDGIAIAVNPNLQIPGLTLAQLKDIYTGKLTNWQQVNGPNLSITPYSRRLEEGGTIEFFDQNVMGGEKFGANVKFIPTTTQALKELANNPGGIYYASAPEVVGQCTVKPLPIGRKSDRLIPPYKEPFTSLQNCPQQRNQINAVAFQKGEYPITRRLFVIIKQNGQSDQQAGEAYANWLITDRGQELIGKAGFVRIR, encoded by the coding sequence ATGTCGCCAAAAAACGGAACTAATGAAACTGGAGTTTTGGCTATAACTTTAGTAATTACACTAGGGTTAGTAGGTGGTGTATTTTGGTGGTTGGCTAATAATTCTGGCGTAATTAATAGTTTAACTATTAACCAAACTCGCCCGGATAAAGATACATTGACCCAAAACATAAATGTTCCTTCAGGATTGTTTAGTTATGGGGGAAGTACTACTTGGGCGACCATTCGCAAAGAAGTAGACCCAGAAATTCAAAAGCTTTGGCTTAAATATCAATTACGCTACACCGATCCTACTACTGGTGCTCCTGGTTCTGGTACGGGAATTAAAATGCTTTTAGATAACCAACTAGCTTTTTCTCAATCATCACGCTCTCTTAAAGATGAGGAATACCAAAAAGCAAAACAACGGGGTTTTCAACTAAAAGAAATTCCTGTAGCGATTGATGGAATTGCGATCGCCGTAAATCCCAATCTGCAAATTCCAGGTTTAACGTTAGCACAGCTTAAAGATATTTACACGGGCAAGTTGACTAACTGGCAACAGGTGAATGGCCCTAATTTATCCATTACACCCTACTCTCGACGTTTAGAAGAGGGAGGCACGATTGAATTTTTCGATCAAAATGTCATGGGAGGAGAAAAATTTGGTGCCAATGTTAAATTTATTCCGACTACAACTCAAGCCTTAAAAGAATTGGCAAATAATCCTGGGGGAATTTACTATGCTTCTGCCCCAGAAGTAGTTGGACAATGTACTGTTAAGCCCTTACCCATAGGACGAAAATCCGATCGACTTATTCCGCCTTATAAAGAGCCTTTTACTTCCCTGCAAAACTGCCCGCAACAACGTAACCAAATTAATGCAGTCGCTTTCCAAAAAGGTGAATACCCAATCACTAGGCGGCTATTTGTAATTATTAAACAAAATGGACAAAGCGATCAACAAGCCGGAGAAGCTTATGCTAACTGGCTGATAACAGATCGAGGTCAGGAATTAATTGGTAAAGCTGGATTTGTTAGAATTCGTTAA
- a CDS encoding serine/threonine protein kinase, translating to MEVYCTRPRCPRPQNYFADLDDHTTLKTAQQKYCTTCGMPLMLDGRYVPMKLLGRGGFGAAFLARDRRIPGMRQCVVKQFQPTGNLTTAQLQIAQQLFEREAEVLAHIGNEHEQIPDLFAFFPMTVPSLQPGQQDQFFYLVQEYINGQNLEEELITKGRFSETEILEVLQEILKILKFVHEKGIIHRDIKPSNIMRRRDGKLFLLDFGAVKQVTNAPAASSTGIYSMGFAPPEQMAGNQVFPSTDLYALAVTVLTLLTGQEATKLFDGYSNQWKWRTQVAINPRLADILDKMLLPAANQRFQSAQEVLDALAEIYQAQIIPPTHITPTSSPATHSSSPAISHTPTAIPAFSTWELLGGAAFSGFEGALIAIACLSLIHNPVITLGISVVIVGILIFAQTRRWIEKLDLLIIPGVTFALIFFVPLLRGELGIQQILILAFAAALVSIALTALFRLIYKLLSLIL from the coding sequence ATGGAAGTTTACTGCACTCGTCCACGCTGTCCGCGTCCACAAAACTATTTTGCGGATTTAGACGATCACACCACACTGAAAACAGCCCAGCAAAAATACTGTACTACCTGTGGAATGCCTTTAATGCTTGATGGTCGATATGTACCAATGAAGCTCTTAGGTAGGGGAGGGTTTGGCGCAGCATTTTTAGCACGCGATCGCCGGATTCCGGGAATGCGTCAATGTGTAGTGAAGCAATTTCAACCTACAGGGAACTTAACCACTGCTCAACTGCAAATAGCCCAACAGCTATTTGAAAGAGAAGCAGAAGTTCTAGCACATATAGGTAACGAACACGAGCAAATTCCTGATTTGTTTGCTTTCTTTCCGATGACAGTTCCTAGCTTACAACCAGGACAGCAAGACCAATTTTTTTATTTAGTACAAGAATATATTAACGGGCAAAATCTTGAGGAAGAATTAATTACTAAAGGTAGATTTTCTGAAACAGAAATTTTAGAGGTACTGCAAGAAATCCTCAAAATACTTAAGTTTGTTCATGAAAAAGGTATTATTCACAGAGATATTAAACCCTCTAATATCATGCGTCGTCGTGATGGCAAACTCTTCCTATTAGATTTTGGTGCAGTGAAACAAGTCACAAATGCACCTGCGGCTTCTTCCACAGGCATTTACTCTATGGGATTTGCACCGCCTGAACAGATGGCCGGAAATCAAGTTTTTCCATCTACAGATTTATATGCTCTAGCTGTAACTGTTTTGACCTTATTGACTGGTCAGGAAGCAACTAAGTTATTTGATGGCTATAGCAATCAGTGGAAATGGCGAACACAAGTCGCGATTAATCCTCGTCTAGCTGATATTCTAGACAAAATGCTCCTCCCTGCTGCTAATCAACGGTTTCAGTCAGCGCAAGAAGTTTTAGATGCACTTGCAGAAATTTACCAGGCACAAATAATACCACCTACACACATTACACCCACATCTTCGCCTGCAACACATAGTTCTAGTCCAGCTATCTCACATACTCCAACAGCTATCCCAGCCTTTTCTACATGGGAATTGTTAGGGGGAGCTGCCTTTAGCGGGTTTGAAGGTGCATTAATTGCGATCGCTTGTTTGAGCCTGATACATAACCCCGTCATTACCCTAGGTATTTCTGTTGTAATTGTAGGAATACTGATTTTTGCCCAAACGAGAAGGTGGATTGAAAAACTAGATTTATTAATTATTCCTGGAGTTACTTTTGCTCTAATATTTTTCGTACCTTTGTTACGTGGTGAACTTGGCATTCAGCAAATATTGATACTAGCATTTGCCGCAGCTTTAGTAAGTATTGCCTTAACTGCACTATTTCGCCTGATTTATAAATTACTTTCTCTAATTCTTTAA
- a CDS encoding transcriptional regulator, RbcR homolog — protein MSDLPFTLDQLRILKAIAVEGSFKRAADSLYVSQPAVSLQVQNLERQLDVPLFDRGGRRAQLTEAGHLLLSYGEKILSLCQETCRAIEDLQNLQGGTLIVGASQTTGTYLLPKMIGMFRQKYPDVAVQLHVHSTRRTAWSVANGQVDLAIIGGEIPGELAESLEIIPYAEDELVLILPIFHPFTKLETIQKEDLYKLQFITLDSQSTIRKVIDQVLARCEIDTRRFKVEMELNSIEAIKNAVQSGLGAAFVSTSAIAKELQMGVLHCAPIEGVVVKRTLWLIFNPNRYRSKAAEAFSQEILPQFATPGWNHNVLKLSQKNLMINTLDAVTPLSADED, from the coding sequence ATGTCTGACCTTCCTTTCACTTTAGATCAGTTACGTATTCTCAAAGCGATCGCCGTAGAAGGGAGCTTCAAGCGCGCCGCTGATAGTCTTTATGTCTCCCAACCTGCCGTTAGCTTGCAAGTGCAAAACTTAGAACGGCAGCTGGATGTCCCTTTATTTGACCGTGGAGGACGCCGCGCCCAATTAACTGAAGCTGGACATCTACTTCTGAGTTATGGGGAAAAAATCCTCAGTCTGTGTCAAGAAACCTGTCGGGCGATCGAAGATTTACAAAATCTCCAAGGTGGCACTTTGATTGTCGGTGCTTCTCAAACCACTGGCACCTATCTGTTGCCCAAAATGATCGGTATGTTTCGACAAAAATATCCCGATGTAGCTGTACAGTTACACGTCCACTCGACTCGCCGGACAGCTTGGAGTGTCGCTAACGGACAGGTGGATTTAGCCATCATTGGCGGCGAAATTCCCGGTGAATTGGCAGAATCTTTAGAGATTATTCCCTATGCCGAAGATGAGCTGGTGCTGATTTTACCGATTTTCCATCCGTTTACCAAACTCGAAACTATCCAAAAAGAAGACCTTTATAAATTACAATTCATTACTCTAGATTCCCAATCGACTATCCGCAAAGTTATTGACCAAGTGCTAGCACGCTGTGAGATTGATACGCGGCGTTTTAAAGTCGAAATGGAATTGAATTCCATAGAAGCAATTAAAAATGCGGTGCAATCTGGTTTGGGGGCCGCTTTTGTTTCCACCTCCGCGATCGCCAAAGAGTTACAAATGGGCGTTTTGCACTGTGCTCCGATTGAAGGCGTCGTTGTGAAGCGCACACTGTGGCTGATTTTTAATCCCAATCGTTATCGATCCAAGGCAGCAGAAGCTTTTAGTCAGGAGATTCTACCCCAATTTGCTACCCCTGGATGGAACCACAATGTGTTAAAACTATCGCAAAAAAACTTAATGATAAATACATTAGATGCAGTGACGCCCCTATCTGCCGATGAAGATTAA
- a CDS encoding NnrU protein has protein sequence MMLISWLTPSHFVILGLQLVFAIAHSGGAAFRPLAEKYIGPRLYRILFALVSLPLAVILIIYFFNHRYDGLQLWQVKDVPGVQILVWVLSAISFLFLYPATFNLLEIAAIQKPQVHLYETGIIRITRHPQMVGQIIWCVAHTLWLGTTFTLITSIGLVLHHLFGVWHGDRRLSQRYGEAFESVKQRTSIIPFRAIIAGRQCLKLSEFLRPAYLGVAIFVVLLWWSHPLLLSATSKLTW, from the coding sequence ATGATGCTGATTTCTTGGTTAACCCCCAGTCATTTTGTCATATTGGGGCTACAGTTAGTTTTTGCGATCGCTCACAGTGGGGGAGCTGCCTTCAGGCCTTTGGCAGAAAAATACATTGGGCCAAGGCTTTATCGGATTTTATTTGCCTTAGTCAGTCTGCCATTAGCTGTAATCTTAATTATTTACTTTTTTAATCACCGTTATGATGGCTTGCAACTTTGGCAGGTGAAAGATGTACCTGGCGTGCAGATTTTAGTTTGGGTGCTATCAGCGATTTCCTTTTTGTTTTTGTATCCTGCTACTTTCAATCTACTAGAAATTGCCGCCATCCAAAAGCCTCAAGTCCATCTTTACGAGACGGGAATTATTCGCATCACTCGTCATCCCCAAATGGTAGGACAAATAATTTGGTGTGTTGCCCATACTCTTTGGTTAGGTACTACCTTTACACTGATTACCTCAATTGGCTTAGTGTTACATCATTTATTTGGTGTATGGCACGGGGATCGCCGCCTGAGTCAACGCTATGGCGAAGCCTTTGAAAGTGTGAAACAGCGGACTTCAATTATTCCCTTTCGCGCAATTATCGCAGGTCGTCAATGTCTTAAATTGTCAGAATTTCTTCGTCCTGCCTATTTAGGAGTTGCCATTTTTGTGGTTTTACTTTGGTGGTCGCACCCCCTGTTATTATCAGCAACTAGTAAGTTAACATGGTAG
- a CDS encoding thioredoxin domain-containing protein: MVLSVSERTFTQEVLESPIPVLVNFEAPWCGLCRIIHPLLLQFKAQCGEQIKLVGVNADQNFKLSTTYRLKSLPTLLLIENGTIQYRLEGFRGRDDLRQALEEIKASYSQRSQAYNSPKELDLGCRKV; encoded by the coding sequence ATGGTGTTGTCGGTTAGTGAGCGGACATTTACTCAAGAAGTTTTAGAATCTCCTATTCCGGTTTTAGTGAATTTTGAAGCACCTTGGTGTGGCTTGTGCCGCATTATCCACCCCCTGTTGTTGCAATTTAAAGCCCAATGCGGGGAGCAAATTAAATTAGTCGGGGTTAATGCTGACCAAAATTTCAAGCTGTCTACTACTTATCGACTTAAATCACTGCCAACTTTATTGTTAATTGAAAATGGCACCATCCAATATCGTCTTGAGGGTTTTCGTGGCAGAGATGATTTACGTCAAGCTTTAGAAGAGATTAAAGCTAGCTACAGTCAGCGTTCTCAAGCCTACAATAGCCCAAAAGAATTAGATTTAGGATGTCGCAAAGTATAA
- a CDS encoding proton-translocating NADH-quinone oxidoreductase, chain L translates to MEVIYQYAWLIPVLPLFGAMLVGLGLISINQVTNRLRQLNAVVIISLMGAAMGLSFALLWSQIQGHPTYIRTLEWAAAGNFHLSMGYTIDHLTALMLVIVTTVAFLVMVYTDGYMAHDPGYVRFYAYLSLFGSSMLGLVVSSNLVQVYIFWELVGMCSYLLVGFWYDRKSAADAAQKAFVTNRVGDFGLLLGILGLFWATGSFDFGVMGDRLAQLVQSGSISNFLAVLFAILVFLGPVAKSAQFPLHVWLPDAMEGPTPISALIHAATMVAAGVFLIARMYPVFEHVPAAMNVIAFTGAFTAFLGATIAITQNDIKKGLAYSTISQLGYMVMAMGVGSYSAGLFHLMTHAYFKAMLFLGSGSVIHGMEGVVGHDPALAQDMRLMGGLRKYMPITGITFLIGCLAISGVPPFAGFWSKDEILGNAFEANPFLWLIGWATAGITAFYMFRMYFMTFEGKFRGTDEKIKDKLKKAATIILELESAEPAPTFGPGAMKKGELAATGGHHDSHDSHGHHSDKPHESPWTMTLPLALLAVPSILIGLVGTPYANYFEEFIFPPSETLAEVVEKAAEFNPTEFYVMAGASVGISLIGITLASLMYLRGKIDPAAIAEKIKPLYQLSLNKWYFDDIYHRIFVMGLRRLARQVMEVDFRVVDGAVNLTGFFTLVSGEGLKYLENGRAQFYALIIFGAVLGLVIVFGIT, encoded by the coding sequence ATGGAAGTAATCTATCAATATGCCTGGCTGATTCCTGTATTGCCGCTTTTCGGGGCAATGCTGGTAGGTCTAGGATTAATTTCGATAAATCAGGTGACAAACCGCCTACGACAGCTGAACGCTGTAGTAATTATCTCCCTGATGGGAGCAGCGATGGGGCTGTCGTTTGCCTTGCTGTGGAGCCAAATTCAAGGACATCCAACTTATATCCGCACCCTAGAATGGGCAGCAGCAGGTAATTTTCACCTGAGTATGGGCTACACAATTGACCACCTGACAGCCTTGATGCTGGTGATTGTGACCACGGTAGCTTTCTTAGTCATGGTCTACACCGATGGCTACATGGCTCATGACCCAGGCTACGTCAGGTTTTATGCCTACCTCAGTTTATTTGGCTCTTCGATGTTGGGTCTGGTGGTCAGCTCCAACCTAGTGCAGGTTTATATTTTCTGGGAACTTGTAGGGATGTGCTCCTACTTGCTGGTCGGCTTTTGGTACGATCGCAAGTCAGCAGCAGACGCCGCCCAAAAAGCATTTGTCACCAACCGCGTTGGAGACTTCGGTTTATTACTCGGCATTTTGGGGCTGTTCTGGGCGACAGGCAGCTTTGATTTTGGTGTAATGGGCGATCGCCTTGCCCAACTCGTACAATCGGGTTCTATCAGCAATTTTCTGGCTGTTCTGTTTGCGATTTTGGTCTTCCTCGGCCCGGTGGCGAAATCAGCCCAATTTCCTCTACACGTGTGGCTACCAGATGCGATGGAAGGCCCCACTCCGATTTCGGCCTTAATCCACGCGGCAACAATGGTGGCAGCTGGGGTGTTCTTAATTGCCCGGATGTACCCCGTTTTTGAACACGTCCCAGCAGCCATGAACGTCATTGCCTTTACAGGGGCATTTACGGCGTTCTTGGGAGCAACAATTGCCATTACCCAAAATGACATCAAAAAAGGTTTAGCTTACTCCACCATTTCCCAGTTGGGTTACATGGTGATGGCAATGGGAGTAGGTTCCTATAGCGCGGGATTGTTCCACCTCATGACCCACGCCTATTTCAAGGCGATGCTGTTCTTGGGTTCCGGTTCCGTAATTCACGGTATGGAAGGAGTCGTGGGTCACGACCCTGCATTAGCCCAGGATATGCGATTGATGGGTGGATTGCGCAAGTATATGCCCATCACCGGAATTACCTTCTTGATTGGTTGCTTGGCAATTTCTGGTGTTCCACCCTTTGCTGGATTCTGGTCAAAAGATGAAATTTTGGGGAATGCCTTTGAGGCTAATCCATTTCTCTGGTTGATTGGCTGGGCCACTGCCGGAATTACCGCTTTCTATATGTTCAGAATGTATTTCATGACATTTGAAGGCAAATTCCGGGGTACTGACGAGAAAATCAAAGACAAGCTCAAGAAAGCAGCGACAATCATCTTGGAATTAGAGTCGGCAGAACCAGCCCCAACCTTTGGCCCTGGGGCAATGAAAAAAGGTGAATTGGCTGCTACAGGCGGACATCATGACTCCCATGACTCCCACGGGCATCACAGCGATAAGCCCCATGAGTCACCGTGGACAATGACTCTACCATTGGCACTTTTAGCTGTACCGTCGATTTTGATTGGTTTGGTAGGCACACCCTACGCCAACTACTTTGAGGAATTCATCTTCCCGCCCTCAGAAACCCTAGCTGAAGTTGTAGAAAAAGCCGCCGAGTTCAACCCGACGGAATTTTACGTTATGGCGGGGGCTTCCGTAGGTATTTCCTTAATTGGGATTACCTTGGCTTCCTTGATGTATTTGCGCGGTAAAATCGACCCAGCTGCGATCGCGGAAAAAATCAAACCACTTTATCAGCTGTCTCTCAACAAATGGTACTTTGATGACATTTACCATCGTATCTTCGTCATGGGCTTGCGTCGCCTAGCTAGACAAGTCATGGAAGTTGATTTCCGGGTTGTTGATGGTGCTGTTAACCTCACAGGCTTTTTCACCCTTGTGAGTGGCGAAGGCCTAAAATACCTAGAAAACGGTCGCGCTCAATTCTACGCCTTGATTATATTTGGGGCAGTTTTGGGCTTGGTGATTGTCTTTGGTATTACCTAA
- a CDS encoding NAD(P)H-quinone oxidoreductase subunit D gives MNTANFPWLTTIILLPIVASLLIPIIPDKDGKTVRWYALVVGLIDFALIVYAFYTGYDFSNPDLQLVESYPWVPQLDLKWSVGADGLSMPLIILTGFITTLAALAAWPVTLKPRLFYFLLLAMYGGQIAVFAVQDMLLFFLVWELELIPVYLLLAIWGGKKRQYAATKFILYTAGGSLFILLGALTMAFYGDTVTFDMRSLGLKDYALNFQLLLYGGFLIAYAVKLPIIPLHTWLPDAHGEATAPVHMLLAGILLKMGGYALIRMNAQMLPDAHAYFAPVLVILGVVNIIYAALTSFAQRNLKRKIAYSSISHMGFVTIGIASFTDLGLSGAVLQMVSHGLIGASLFFLVGATYDRTHTLMLDEMGGVGKKMQKIFAMFTACSMASLALPGMSGFVAELMVFVGFATSDAYSSTFKVIVVFLMAVGVILTPIYLLSMLREIFYGQENEELVSHQALIDAEPREVFIIACLLVPIIGIGFYPKLLTQMYDSTTVQLTARLRDSVPTLAQQKEAPKVSLVAPEIGN, from the coding sequence ATGAATACAGCTAACTTCCCGTGGCTGACGACGATTATCTTGTTACCGATAGTCGCGTCGCTACTGATTCCTATCATCCCAGATAAAGACGGTAAAACAGTGCGCTGGTATGCCTTGGTTGTGGGATTGATTGATTTTGCACTGATTGTTTACGCTTTTTATACTGGGTATGATTTCTCCAATCCCGATTTACAGTTGGTGGAGAGTTACCCTTGGGTACCGCAATTGGATTTGAAATGGTCAGTAGGGGCGGATGGCTTATCTATGCCCCTAATTATTTTGACTGGATTCATTACCACCCTGGCGGCCTTAGCAGCTTGGCCTGTGACACTCAAACCCAGGCTATTTTACTTTTTGCTTTTGGCGATGTATGGCGGTCAAATTGCCGTGTTCGCCGTCCAGGATATGCTGCTGTTTTTCCTGGTGTGGGAACTGGAATTGATTCCGGTTTACCTGTTGCTAGCGATTTGGGGCGGTAAAAAGCGGCAATATGCAGCGACTAAGTTTATTTTGTACACCGCAGGCGGTTCGCTGTTTATTTTGTTAGGCGCTTTGACAATGGCCTTTTATGGCGATACAGTCACCTTTGATATGCGATCGCTCGGACTCAAAGACTACGCCCTAAATTTCCAACTTTTACTTTATGGTGGCTTCCTGATTGCCTACGCTGTCAAGTTGCCCATTATTCCCCTACACACCTGGCTACCAGATGCCCACGGTGAAGCTACAGCTCCCGTACACATGTTACTGGCTGGTATTCTGCTGAAAATGGGCGGTTACGCCTTAATTCGGATGAATGCCCAGATGCTACCAGATGCCCATGCTTATTTTGCACCGGTGTTGGTGATATTGGGGGTAGTGAATATCATCTACGCCGCCCTCACATCCTTTGCCCAGCGAAACCTGAAGCGGAAAATTGCCTACTCCTCAATTTCGCACATGGGCTTTGTCACCATTGGTATTGCCTCCTTCACAGATTTGGGATTAAGTGGGGCAGTGTTGCAAATGGTTTCCCACGGATTAATTGGGGCAAGTTTGTTCTTCCTGGTTGGTGCAACTTATGACCGAACACATACCCTAATGTTGGATGAAATGGGTGGTGTTGGTAAGAAAATGCAGAAGATTTTTGCTATGTTTACCGCCTGTTCAATGGCTTCTTTGGCTTTGCCAGGAATGAGTGGTTTCGTAGCAGAATTAATGGTGTTCGTAGGCTTTGCTACCAGCGATGCATATAGCTCTACATTTAAAGTCATCGTGGTATTCTTGATGGCAGTTGGTGTAATTTTAACGCCAATTTATTTGCTATCAATGTTACGGGAAATTTTCTACGGTCAAGAGAACGAAGAATTAGTTTCTCACCAAGCACTCATAGATGCCGAACCTCGTGAAGTCTTTATCATCGCCTGTTTGTTAGTGCCAATTATTGGTATTGGTTTCTATCCCAAATTGCTGACTCAGATGTATGACTCTACAACAGTGCAGTTAACAGCAAGGTTGCGTGATTCAGTGCCAACATTAGCACAGCAAAAAGAAGCACCAAAAGTTTCCTTAGTTGCGCCAGAAATTGGTAATTAA